TGCAGAGTGGTTTAGGGATGAGGCTAGGAGGATTGGTGTTGAGCTTAATCCAAACCCACTGGACGTGGGGGTTAGGGTTGAGGTGCCTAAGTACGTTATGGATCCTTTAACTGAACTATACATGGATCCTAAGGTAATAATGTACACTAAGTCACATGACGATAAGGTTAGGACGTTCTGCGTTAATCCAGGTGGATTCGTGGTAATGGAGAACTACGATGATAAGACCATTGGGGTTAACGGTGAAACCTACTTAGATAGGCAAAGCAGTAACACTAATTTCGCATTACTAACCTCCATAAGGTTAACGGACCCAATGGAGGATACTATTGAGTATGGTAAATCAATAGCCAAGTTAGCCACCAAGTTAGGCGGAGGGAAGCCTATAATTCAGAGACTGGGTGACTTGGAGGATGGGAGAAGGTCCACGTGGGATAGGATTAGGAGAAGTATAGTGGAGCCCACCCTTAAATTCGTAACACCAGGGGATATAGGGATGGCGTTACCCCACAGGATCATTGATAACCTCCTAGAATTCCTACATAAGGTTGATAATGTTGTTCCAGGCCTAGCATCAAAGTACACGCTACTTTATGCCCCCGAAATAAAGTACTACAGTATGAGGGCAGTTGTAAATAAGCTTATGGAGACTACGGTAGATGGCTTATTTGCAGCAGGTGATGGGGCAGGCTTATCAAGGGGTATTAACGTTGCAGCAGCCACAGGCGTAGTTGCGGCATGGGGTATATTAACTAAACTCGGTAAGGATGTTAAGAATGAGTTATTTAATAAA
The genomic region above belongs to Caldivirga sp. and contains:
- a CDS encoding NAD(P)/FAD-dependent oxidoreductase → MIYDVAIIGAGPAGLFAAYELTRNTDGLSIAVVDKGYMARQRHCPLAKIGKCVCVPCHITHGIGGAGLFSSGIINLRPDIGGDLHELVGSWSASMSLINYIDEVFIKFGAPQDRVFEPSGSLFEDYQRSLAKVGAQLVPIRQRHIGTDGSIRVIENFTSYLKEAGVNLIVGTAVEHVTRSNGLFKLKTRRGDLEAKTVLIAPGRAGAEWFRDEARRIGVELNPNPLDVGVRVEVPKYVMDPLTELYMDPKVIMYTKSHDDKVRTFCVNPGGFVVMENYDDKTIGVNGETYLDRQSSNTNFALLTSIRLTDPMEDTIEYGKSIAKLATKLGGGKPIIQRLGDLEDGRRSTWDRIRRSIVEPTLKFVTPGDIGMALPHRIIDNLLEFLHKVDNVVPGLASKYTLLYAPEIKYYSMRAVVNKLMETTVDGLFAAGDGAGLSRGINVAAATGVVAAWGILTKLGKDVKNELFNKLK